GCGTGCGCATGCCCAGTTCGCGCGCCTTGATCCGCAACTCGGAAGCCGGCAGCTGCTGGTAAATGAGCGACTGCACCTCTTCGTTGACGAGGAATATCTCATAAATTCCCTTGCGGCCGTAGTAACCGTTCTGGCCGCAGGCGCCGCAGCCTTTCCCACGGTAGAGCTGGACATTGGCGAACTGCGCCGCTTCCGCCGGGTCCAGGCCCTTCAATTCCGCTTCGGTGGGCGTGTATTGCTCCTTGCATTTTTCGCAGATCACCCGCACAAGGCGCTGGGCCATGGTGCACCGCAGAGACGAGGCCAGCAGAAAGGGTTTTATTCCTATATCAAGCAAGCGCGCGATCGCGCTCGGCGCGTCGTTGGTATGGAGGGTGCTGAACACGAGGTGGCCGGTCAACGACGCGTTGATGGCGATTTCCGCCGTGTCAAAATCGCGGATTTCACCCACCATGATAATATTCGGCGCCTGGCGGAGAATAGAGCGCAGAACGGCCGGAAAGGTCAAGCCGATATCCTCGCGCACGTGGACCTGATTGATGCCTGAAATCTGGTATTCAACCGGGTCTTCCACCGTGATGATCTTGCGGTCCGGCCGGTTAAGATGATTCAGGCAGGCATAGAGAGTGGTCGTTTTGCCGGAACCGGTCGGCCCGGTAATCAGCACGATGCCGTCGGGCATGGAAATCACTTTTTCAAACACCTGCTGGTCGTCGGCGAACAAGCCGAGTTTTGAAAGTCCGAGCAGAAGGCTCTGCTTGGAAAGGATACGCATAACGATGCTTTCGCCGTGGGAAGCGGGCACGGTGGACACGCGCAAATCAAGGTCCTCGCCGGCCGCGTTGATCTGGATTCGGCCGTCTTGGGGAACGCGTCTTTCGGAAAGTTTCATGCCCGCCATCAGCTTAATCCGGCTGAGAATGATCGGCTGCAGTTTCTTGGGCGGATTCTGGACCTCGTACAACACGCCGTCTATCCGGTAACGAACCCGGAACCGCTTTTCCATCGGCTCCAGATGAATATCGGACGCCCTTTTCCGCTGGGCTTCAAGAATGAGCAGGCTGACCAGCTTGATAATCTGCGAATCGGCCTCGGTGGCGGGCATGTTTTCATCGCCTTCCCTCTCCGCAACGGAAATGTCGCCGTCCACCTGTCCGCCGTTTTCCATGATTTCCTCAACCGATTTTTCTTCCTGCCCGTAATAAGCGTCAAGGGCGGCCGCGATTTCCTCGCTTGAGGCGATCACGCCTTCCACGTTGCGCTTGAGAATGTAACGCAGGCTGTCAAGGATTTCAATATTCAACGGATCGCTGATTGCAACCGTCAAAGCATTTTCCGAATCCGAGACAGGGATAATCTTGTAGCGGCGCGCAATGGCCGCCGGCACCTGGCTGATAACCTCCTGCGAAACGTCGCGCTCCGATAGAACCACCACGTCCATCCCGAGCTGCATGGCCACGGTCTTCAAAACCTCCATTTTGGAGAGCGTGCCCCTTTCAATCAGCACGTCCAGCAGGCTTCCATGGTGTTCTCCGGCCATGGCGCGGGCTTCCTCAATTTGTTCAATCTTGAGAAGCCCGACGTCCCTCAGGATCTCCAGAATATAATCATCGTTTGAGGTCAATTAATCCTCCGTGCCGACAAGC
This genomic stretch from Kiritimatiellia bacterium harbors:
- a CDS encoding ATPase, T2SS/T4P/T4SS family — encoded protein: MTSNDDYILEILRDVGLLKIEQIEEARAMAGEHHGSLLDVLIERGTLSKMEVLKTVAMQLGMDVVVLSERDVSQEVISQVPAAIARRYKIIPVSDSENALTVAISDPLNIEILDSLRYILKRNVEGVIASSEEIAAALDAYYGQEEKSVEEIMENGGQVDGDISVAEREGDENMPATEADSQIIKLVSLLILEAQRKRASDIHLEPMEKRFRVRYRIDGVLYEVQNPPKKLQPIILSRIKLMAGMKLSERRVPQDGRIQINAAGEDLDLRVSTVPASHGESIVMRILSKQSLLLGLSKLGLFADDQQVFEKVISMPDGIVLITGPTGSGKTTTLYACLNHLNRPDRKIITVEDPVEYQISGINQVHVREDIGLTFPAVLRSILRQAPNIIMVGEIRDFDTAEIAINASLTGHLVFSTLHTNDAPSAIARLLDIGIKPFLLASSLRCTMAQRLVRVICEKCKEQYTPTEAELKGLDPAEAAQFANVQLYRGKGCGACGQNGYYGRKGIYEIFLVNEEVQSLIYQQLPASELRIKARELGMRTLREDGLRKVLSGITTLEEIIGVTMGD